In Lathamus discolor isolate bLatDis1 chromosome 1, bLatDis1.hap1, whole genome shotgun sequence, the following are encoded in one genomic region:
- the LOC136006977 gene encoding arg8-vasotocin receptor-like, whose product MKNFSFPMQDNTHQTESPSSHRFLSLTNQSDPVGRPERDEQLAQVEIAVLGVIFLTASVGNFILILVLWRRRRKLSRMYVFMLHLSIADLVVAFFQVLPQLIWDITDVFIGPDFLCRSIKYLQLLGMFASTYMIVVMTVDRYQAVCYPMVTFQKKRALWNIPICTSWSISLFLSLPQVFIFSKTEISPGIFECWGEFIQPWGPRAYVTWIFVVIFFIPSAILITCQVKICRKIKRNMYVKTQDEYEVTNQKQVLPSRASSVNCISKAMIKTVKMTVVTVVAYVLCWSPFFIAQLWSVWFPSVVTEGSAFTIIMLLGNLNSCTNPWIYMYFCGHIPYCTSKQIENTSAQEESVITGSIHLVDRDPEENSTAA is encoded by the exons ATGaagaatttttcatttcctatGCAGGATAACACACATCAGACCGAGAGTCCTTCTTCTCACAGATTCCTGAGTTTGACAAATCAGTCAGATCCTGTTGGAAGACCAGAAAGAGATGAGCAATTAGCTCAAGTAGAGATTGCTGTACTGGGGGTCATATTTCTGACAGCGTCTGTGGGCAATTTTATTCTCATACTGGTGCTGTGGCGAAGAAGAAGGAAGCTGTCTAGGATGTATGTGTTCATGCTTCACCTCAGCATCGCTGACTTAGTGGTAGCTTTTTTTCAAGTGCTGCCTCAACTCATATGGGATATTACAGATGTTTTCATAGGGCCAGATTTCTTGTGCAGAAGTATCAAGTATCTACAATTGCTGGGCATGTTTGCCTCTACTTATATGATAGTGGTCATGACAGTGGACAGATATCAAGCGGTTTGCTACCCTATGGTCACTTTTCAAAAGAAGAGAGCTCTCTGGAACATCCCCATTTGCACCAGCTGGTCTATATCACTGTTTCTTAGCCTACCACAGGTATTTATCTTTTCTAAGACTGAAATATCTCCAGGTATTTTTGAATGTTGGGGTGAATTTATTCAGCCGTGGGGCCCAAGGGCATATGTGACTTGGATTTTTGTAGTTATATTCTTCATTCCCTCAGCCATCCTCATCACGTGCCAGGTTAAGATTtgcaggaaaatcaaaagaaatatgTATGTCAAAACCCAGGATGAATATGAAGTAACAAATCAGAAGCAAGTCCTGCCATCCCGAGCAAGCAGTGTAAACTGTATTTCAAAGGCTATGATCAAGACTGTAAAAATGACAGTGGTGACAGTTGTTGCATATGTTCTCTGTTGGTCACCTTTCTTCATTGCACAGCTGTGGTCCGTGTGGTTCCCCAGTGTTGTGACAGAAG GTTCAGCATTCACCATTATCATGCTCCTTGGCAATTTAAATAGCTGTACCAACCCCTGgatttacatgtatttttgtgGCCACATTCCATATTGCACAAGTAAGCAGATAGAGAACACCTCGGCTCAAGAAGAATCGGTGATTACTGGAAGCATTCATCTCGTAGACCGAGACCCTGAGGAGAACAGTACTGCTGCATAA